TGTATTTGGAACGCAACTGTAGCTGATAAACCATGAAATGATTAGAATTAGGATGTGAGTTGGTTTTATGCTTGTAGCCTTTTTTATACTGAAGTTACTGGCATGATATTATCTATACTTTTTTTTCTGTGCTCTTTCTAAGAACAACATATAACTTATGACCAAAAACAAAAAGAATTCAAGAAGTAATCTGTATAATTGTATACCAGCAACTTGTCAATGAGATCTCTTGCTTCATCCGAAAAGAACTCAGGAAATCTGAGATCCCTAGCAATAATTCGCTGGAAAATCAACCACTCACTGGCATCCTTAAATGGCGAAGAGCcagaaagcatttgaaacaacGTGCACCCCAATGCCCACAAGTCATTTCTGCCAAGAACATATAGAAGCCCATCAGAAAAATGTGTATAAATCTCTGCTTGTGACACCACAAAAGGCACTGTTGTTTAGAAGCTTAACAGTTTCGCAACTGGCAGCAGACTAGGATTAGAGATTCATCATGGAAAATGGTTTTTCCTTGATGCAATTTACTTAAGTTATCCTTTTATAACAGCTAAAGGATGCATCAAGAATCTAATGTCTTCAGTTAAAGAAGAAGAATCTAATGTCAGCAAAAATAGAATACAAcaattaccatcttttatgcATACTCAGAAAAGGTGACTTTCTGATACAAATGTTGAACTGACAAGACTTGCACGATTCTATGCTGATGGGACAGACAGACACCGGGAATACATCTCAGCTAGCACAATTCGTACCTATTGTTATTGTGTGTACTTTCATCTTGAAGTCTTTGATGTTATAACATGAAATTTCAACTTCTGCTAGTAACCTCAACTCCAGAAGCATGACAATACTGATAGCTAGGGCAGTTGTCTACAAGATATGTTTTCTAGCAAGATAAGCTTTCGGACGTTGATGCCATTTGTAACTTAAAGCACGTGCAGTCACTCAGAGTACCAAGGTGCCAAGTACGTAGCCAATAAATGCACAGGAAGGTGCTTAATAATGCGATTGAATACATCGCTCAGAGTCAAAACATAAAATCACATCAAAGAATGCAGTACCGTAAATATCACAAAAGTAAAATTGTACCAAGAAAGCAAGGATTGTCAAGGGCATCAACAAATGAAGTTATTCACTTACCCAAAAGTTGCTGGGGCAGAGTTCAGGACCTCTGGTGGTACATATGCAGCTGTTCCAACAAATGTGCAGGCCCTCTCATCTGCACGGTAAGTGTAAGGAAAGCAGAACATTAAGAGCTTTACATCACCAAATACTAAGAGAATCCAGCTCTGCATATGTTTATCTTACTAGTTGAATTTGGGAGGACTTTGATTGGAGTGTCCACAGTAGGCTTCACGCTACCAAAATCAGCAATCTTGATGTGTCCATCAGAAGTAAGGAGTAAATTTTCTGGCTGGAAGATCAAACAATGTGATTAAGTCATTGTTAATGATGGCATTAACTCAAGGACAAACAATTCACACACCTTCACATCCCGATGAATTAGGCCTACGCTATGCAAATACTCCAGAATGTCAACAATTTCAGCGGCATAAAACCGCGCCTCGTCCTCAGACAGGCGGCCTTTCTGCAAGCAAAACCCATGCATAAGAAGCAAATACAGAACAGGAATCAACCACATTGTGAGCAGGTTGATACCAACCCGTACGATTTGGTCGAACAACTCCCCGCCTTCGCAGGACTCCAGTGCCATGTCTGCACAGCAAAAGAAATGCCATGTTCAGCGAATGTAAGCATCCAAAATGTAACCAGCATTTGAGAACTAAACTAAAACCAAGTGTACCGAGTTGTTAATTAACTATTGTAATTCAAAGAAAGAGGGACACTACTAACAGAGGGAGTAGGTGTCCTGGAAGGTGAAGAAGAGCCTGATGACGCCCGGGTGATCCAGCTGGTCGAGCACGATGCGCTCCATCTTGACGTAGGAGATCTTGTTCTCCTTGGTGATGAACTTCTTGTCCATGATCTTGAGCGCGTAGACGTTGCCCGTGTCCTTCTTCCTGGCCCTCACCACCTGACGCAAAAACAAAGCGGCCTCAGCAACGGCAATTCCCACGATCCCGTTCCCCACGCGGTCACCAAGCCAGGGGAGTAAAAACAAGGAGGGAACCGTCCGTCCACTGAATAATTAAACAAGGACGAGGGCGACACGATCGTGTGCCACCTCTAACTACCTTGGAGTAGGAGCCGACGCCGTAGATCTTGCCGAGCTCGAAGTCGCCGGCGGTGAACTGCTCCTGCGGCGCGCGGAAGgcgatcccgccgccgcccgcagtaGGGGAGGCCGCCGTGGGGGAGGccgaggcggaggcggaggctgAGGAGGGGTTGGAGGGCGCGAGGCGCAGCCTAGCGGCGAAGTCCCGCTCcatgtcgtcgtcgccgccgaCCGCCATTGGGCCGGAGCGATCGGTATCTATAGGCGGCTGCGGGGGAGAAGGGGGTGGATGGGGGTGGCGCGGGGTTCGAGGGTGGCGCGGCGCGGCCTCCGATGGCGGAGGCGGTCAACGAGTGGAACCATCGGATTCGGCTTGGGAGGGCGGGAAAGCGCGGCGCGGCCGGGCGGTGGGGCAATCGATTGGACTGCGACGGCCGCAGcctttctttctctctctctctttcgcGGTGGGGTTGGGGCTGGGGTTGGGCGGAAGGGGAGGAAAGGTATCGAATCTAAGAGGAGGGAGGCTGGCTGCCCACAGCCGAGTCTacaggatgaggaggaggagagagcTTTTCATGCCCG
The Aegilops tauschii subsp. strangulata cultivar AL8/78 chromosome 3, Aet v6.0, whole genome shotgun sequence genome window above contains:
- the LOC109758876 gene encoding 3-phosphoinositide-dependent protein kinase 2; protein product: MAVGGDDDMERDFAARLRLAPSNPSSASASASASPTAASPTAGGGGIAFRAPQEQFTAGDFELGKIYGVGSYSKVVRARKKDTGNVYALKIMDKKFITKENKISYVKMERIVLDQLDHPGVIRLFFTFQDTYSLYMALESCEGGELFDQIVRKGRLSEDEARFYAAEIVDILEYLHSVGLIHRDVKPENLLLTSDGHIKIADFGSVKPTVDTPIKVLPNSTNERACTFVGTAAYVPPEVLNSAPATFGNDLWALGCTLFQMLSGSSPFKDASEWLIFQRIIARDLRFPEFFSDEARDLIDKLLDVDPTKRPGAGPDGYASLKKHPFFRGIDWKNIRKTRAPKPAVEANANEDEDNQDSDWLSHMGSAHVNRNVPVGNNGAASSSEVRSHVSKLASIDSFDSRWQDFLEPGESVVLISKLKKINKLSNKKVQLILTNKPQLICVDPAKMVTKGNISWSANPSELNVQVGNSSHFRICTPKKVFVFEDAKQRAWQWKNAIEDLQNCQKI